In Pedobacter sp. W3I1, one DNA window encodes the following:
- the trpA gene encoding tryptophan synthase subunit alpha, producing MNRIKQLFQEKKNILSIYYTAGYPNTGDTIQIAEALEKSGADMLEIGFPYSDPVADGPVIQASSKQSLDQGMTLKLLFEQLKDLRKTVTIPVLLMGYVNPVLQFGVEKFCEACAEVGVDGCIVPDLPMVEYEEFYKDCFEKHNLSNVFLITPQTAEERIHKIDGLTNGFIYLLSSSATTGKNLEVGDTTEAYFSRIKNLNLKNPTMIGFGISDKQTFDKACSYANGAIIGTAFVKAIADGYLEESVSNFMKKFKA from the coding sequence ATGAACAGAATTAAACAACTCTTCCAGGAGAAGAAAAATATATTATCAATTTATTATACCGCTGGTTATCCAAATACTGGCGATACCATTCAAATTGCCGAAGCACTGGAAAAATCGGGTGCTGACATGCTTGAAATAGGATTTCCTTATTCTGATCCTGTTGCCGATGGACCGGTAATTCAGGCGAGTAGTAAACAATCGCTCGATCAGGGGATGACGCTTAAGCTGCTTTTCGAACAGTTGAAAGACTTGCGTAAGACCGTTACCATTCCTGTTTTGTTAATGGGTTATGTAAACCCTGTTTTGCAGTTTGGCGTAGAAAAATTCTGCGAAGCTTGTGCCGAAGTAGGGGTAGATGGCTGTATTGTTCCTGATCTACCAATGGTAGAATATGAGGAGTTTTATAAAGATTGCTTCGAAAAACATAACCTGAGCAATGTATTTTTAATCACCCCTCAAACCGCTGAAGAACGTATCCATAAAATTGACGGTTTAACCAATGGATTCATCTATTTGTTATCATCATCAGCTACAACGGGTAAAAACCTCGAAGTTGGTGATACCACGGAAGCTTATTTCAGCAGGATTAAAAACCTAAACCTGAAAAATCCAACGATGATCGGTTTCGGGATCAGCGATAAACAGACTTTTGACAAGGCTTGCTCGTATGCCAACGGTGCCATTATTGGTACGGCTTTCGTTAAAGCCATTGCTGATGGGTATTTAGAAGAAAGTGTAAGCAACTTTATGAAGAAGTTTAAAGCGTAA
- a CDS encoding efflux RND transporter periplasmic adaptor subunit: MLTISLLSIILVSCKSSADQAAAAPPPPALPVSAISASTETTYIEYPASIQGAVDIDVRPQVSGYLQSVLVNEGAYVTAGQTLFKINENPYREALNNAKASLHAAEAAILNAQLEVDKLTPLVQNKVVSDFQLKTAKTAYKIAQANAEQARASVASAQINLGYTNVKATVSGYIGRIPKKQGSLVSPTDQIALTQLSDIHEVHVYFSLAENDFNNFNANYPGKTPADRIKHLPAVELLLADNSAYPIKGKIDMIDGQFDKNTGAITLRASFPNASGVLRSGNTGKIRLGLQHDDAILVPQSSTVEMQDKVFVFTVGDSSKVKKQSITIVGKAGENYLVKDGVKVGDQIVLSGVDKLQEGMVIQPQKAADKVAVAKTKN; encoded by the coding sequence ATGTTAACAATTTCTCTACTATCCATAATTCTGGTGAGTTGTAAATCATCTGCTGATCAGGCTGCAGCTGCACCACCACCGCCAGCCTTACCAGTAAGCGCGATTAGCGCAAGCACAGAAACTACGTATATTGAATATCCGGCTTCTATTCAAGGTGCTGTTGATATCGATGTCCGTCCGCAGGTGAGTGGTTACTTACAAAGTGTTTTGGTTAATGAAGGCGCTTATGTAACCGCCGGACAAACCTTGTTCAAAATCAACGAAAACCCTTACCGCGAGGCTTTAAATAATGCCAAAGCGAGTTTACATGCAGCAGAAGCGGCTATCTTAAACGCACAGTTGGAAGTTGATAAGTTAACACCGCTTGTTCAGAACAAAGTAGTTTCTGATTTTCAGTTAAAAACAGCCAAAACAGCTTATAAAATTGCGCAGGCAAATGCCGAACAAGCCAGAGCCAGTGTTGCTTCGGCACAGATTAACTTAGGTTATACCAATGTTAAGGCTACGGTGAGCGGTTACATCGGTCGTATCCCTAAAAAACAGGGAAGTTTAGTTTCTCCGACGGATCAGATTGCTTTAACACAGTTATCCGATATCCACGAAGTGCATGTTTATTTCTCTTTAGCAGAAAACGACTTCAACAATTTTAATGCGAACTACCCGGGTAAAACTCCTGCCGACAGGATTAAACATTTACCAGCGGTAGAACTTTTATTGGCTGATAATTCTGCTTACCCAATTAAAGGTAAGATCGATATGATCGATGGTCAGTTTGATAAAAACACGGGTGCCATTACTTTAAGGGCAAGTTTTCCTAATGCGAGCGGCGTTCTTCGCTCGGGTAATACCGGTAAGATCCGTTTAGGTTTGCAGCATGATGATGCCATTCTGGTGCCTCAGTCATCGACGGTAGAAATGCAGGATAAAGTATTTGTATTTACCGTAGGAGACAGCAGTAAGGTGAAAAAACAATCCATTACCATTGTTGGTAAAGCCGGCGAAAATTACCTGGTTAAAGACGGGGTAAAAGTTGGCGACCAGATCGTGTTAAGCGGGGTTGATAAATTACAGGAGGGTATGGTTATCCAGCCTCAAAAAGCAGCAGATAAAGTAGCTGTTGCAAAAACAAAAAATTAA
- a CDS encoding TetR/AcrR family transcriptional regulator, whose protein sequence is MGSKERILRLKDETRTKILDAALNIVQTEGWQALSMRKIADQIEYTAPIIYEYFSNKDGILLELTRRGYLMLGKDIREARDKHESPEDKMEAMWIAYWNFAFAHKEFYQLMYGVDMVCCTVKNSMTEAENVSSMLGDVIESLFEKKPVSDDDICMKYYTYWSIIHGLISINLVRPNGRTTDELNQQILKDAIKGITLSINS, encoded by the coding sequence ATGGGAAGTAAAGAAAGAATTCTACGTTTAAAAGATGAAACCAGAACAAAAATTCTGGATGCGGCCTTGAACATTGTTCAAACAGAAGGCTGGCAGGCATTGAGTATGCGTAAAATTGCCGACCAGATTGAATATACTGCACCAATTATTTACGAATACTTTTCTAACAAAGACGGCATCTTACTGGAACTCACCAGAAGAGGATATTTAATGTTGGGTAAAGATATCCGCGAAGCGAGGGATAAACACGAATCTCCGGAAGATAAAATGGAAGCCATGTGGATTGCCTATTGGAACTTCGCCTTTGCCCACAAAGAATTTTATCAGTTGATGTACGGTGTAGATATGGTTTGTTGCACCGTTAAAAATTCGATGACTGAAGCCGAAAACGTAAGTAGTATGTTAGGCGATGTAATTGAATCGTTATTTGAGAAGAAACCAGTATCTGACGATGATATCTGCATGAAGTATTACACCTATTGGTCTATCATCCATGGTTTAATTTCCATTAACCTGGTTCGCCCCAACGGAAGAACAACAGACGAATTAAACCAGCAAATTTTAAAAGATGCCATCAAGGGCATTACATTATCTATTAATAGTTAA